A part of Dehalogenimonas sp. W genomic DNA contains:
- a CDS encoding ATP-binding protein, which yields MNQQSEKIPFGIEINRMIDLLAEQIYPTPFALLRENVQNSYDAILLRLHLSQNFEPRIEVIIKPNQVIVSDNGIGMSRTDLRDHFWFAGSSSKNTKEAQAAGVVGTFGIGAMANFGIAEELVVETESALVGERTKCSVMRSKLSVNEDCISFETCEATGNPGTTVTATMQATKTINVAEAETYISQFVALLSLDVLVNNKKVSGQPFENAVSQLVATWKSSSLSADLGDGLKADIDLTGAINGETRIELHNIEYGSQILKGRMALRQGVGNLRTYRNSFGLATASVTSAYGFGGVADFLFLHPTAGREALTTDSLQLLQRIVTRVDEYVSLQLGNRPESNVNSYFVTWAAQRHRYDLCSHLLVRVEPGETLALHEIQELSRQAPFLVYGGTDTSTIQHASEDRQIIMLSKNAQRKDCEINYLRNYCKIEELSDDPKVLLMKADAETTGAEKAFAFRLASILSTDYFLEVDIRFGTISHGFPVLVTSRTTPVEIYINPNTSTVRSILELFVREYAAFGHMAKDFVRNMLFPRVANLVPSSTRQGAEAFLKSINRTREIFEYEMTDLESLTALWKDYLSGKISFQQASDRANRVAVRSYQIFDREAAGAVRDVVPGVIENEAATAQENGSQYGPLPPIQRLDMSTTKKLLTINENEPSLKGYRCFLALTDRIQKEKGDFFLQPHRTSVVWGGQKALFIFEHHSGDFGLYYDLQTQGLISEQPGGGSFETCTIVMKNRIFIPIPPNIQASFWPHDNERKRFEVRCDILYIDQEAQDQNYCETNDVTTI from the coding sequence ATGAATCAGCAATCAGAGAAGATTCCCTTCGGGATTGAAATAAACCGCATGATTGATTTGCTTGCTGAGCAGATATACCCTACACCCTTTGCGCTTTTGCGTGAAAATGTTCAAAATTCCTACGATGCAATCTTGCTACGTCTCCATTTGAGCCAAAACTTCGAACCAAGAATCGAAGTGATTATTAAACCGAACCAAGTCATAGTGTCGGATAACGGAATCGGTATGTCACGGACTGATCTTCGCGACCACTTCTGGTTTGCGGGGTCGAGCAGTAAGAATACAAAAGAAGCGCAAGCTGCCGGTGTTGTCGGCACATTCGGTATCGGCGCCATGGCTAATTTTGGCATTGCAGAGGAACTAGTAGTTGAGACGGAGAGCGCTCTTGTTGGGGAACGTACAAAGTGTTCTGTAATGAGGTCTAAGCTATCGGTGAATGAGGATTGTATATCTTTTGAAACGTGTGAGGCAACCGGCAACCCTGGCACCACTGTCACCGCCACTATGCAAGCAACAAAAACGATAAATGTGGCTGAGGCCGAGACTTATATATCTCAATTCGTAGCTCTTCTCTCATTAGACGTCTTGGTTAACAACAAAAAGGTAAGCGGACAACCTTTTGAAAATGCTGTATCTCAATTAGTTGCAACCTGGAAGTCCTCTTCCCTCAGTGCTGATCTAGGTGACGGGCTCAAAGCTGATATCGACCTTACAGGTGCCATCAATGGTGAGACTAGAATTGAATTACATAACATTGAATATGGGTCGCAGATACTCAAGGGGCGCATGGCGTTGCGCCAGGGAGTCGGAAATTTGCGAACCTATCGAAACAGCTTTGGACTCGCTACAGCTAGCGTTACATCAGCTTATGGCTTTGGTGGGGTCGCTGATTTTCTGTTTTTGCATCCGACAGCGGGTCGCGAGGCACTAACCACAGACAGCCTCCAACTTCTCCAGAGAATCGTTACGCGGGTCGATGAATACGTTTCATTACAACTTGGCAACCGGCCAGAAAGTAACGTTAATTCGTACTTTGTTACATGGGCGGCTCAAAGGCATAGATACGACCTTTGTTCTCACCTGCTCGTCCGCGTTGAACCCGGTGAAACACTCGCGCTCCATGAAATCCAGGAGCTCTCACGACAGGCTCCGTTCCTCGTTTATGGTGGCACGGATACCTCAACAATTCAGCATGCCTCCGAGGACAGGCAGATTATCATGTTATCAAAGAATGCACAACGTAAGGATTGTGAGATAAACTATCTTCGTAATTACTGCAAGATCGAAGAACTATCGGACGATCCCAAAGTTCTTTTAATGAAAGCTGATGCAGAGACAACTGGAGCTGAAAAGGCTTTTGCTTTTCGGTTAGCGTCGATTTTATCTACTGACTATTTTTTGGAAGTTGATATTCGTTTCGGTACCATTTCTCATGGATTCCCTGTTCTTGTGACATCTCGCACCACGCCGGTTGAAATCTACATCAATCCTAATACCTCGACAGTACGAAGCATCTTAGAGCTTTTCGTGCGAGAATACGCAGCCTTCGGTCATATGGCAAAAGACTTCGTTCGTAACATGCTTTTTCCAAGAGTTGCAAATCTTGTTCCAAGTTCAACCAGGCAGGGCGCGGAGGCTTTCCTAAAATCAATCAACCGAACTCGCGAGATTTTTGAGTATGAAATGACTGATCTAGAGAGTTTAACGGCACTCTGGAAGGATTATTTATCTGGGAAGATATCGTTCCAACAGGCATCAGATCGAGCGAACCGTGTAGCTGTGCGTAGCTACCAGATCTTTGATCGTGAAGCAGCCGGAGCAGTGCGAGATGTTGTCCCCGGTGTCATTGAAAACGAGGCAGCCACTGCACAAGAGAACGGGTCCCAATACGGTCCACTTCCCCCGATTCAGCGACTTGATATGAGCACAACCAAGAAGCTTCTCACGATTAATGAAAATGAACCGTCTCTTAAAGGTTACCGATGCTTTCTGGCGTTGACAGATCGCATTCAAAAAGAAAAAGGCGATTTTTTTCTCCAACCACATCGTACATCGGTAGTATGGGGCGGCCAAAAGGCGTTATTCATATTCGAGCACCACTCAGGTGATTTTGGACTATATTATGACCTACAGACTCAGGGTCTCATCAGTGAACAACCAGGTGGTGGATCATTCGAGACGTGCACAATTGTCATGAAAAACCGTATTTTCATACCCATACCTCCGAACATCCAAGCATCCTTCTGGCCACATGATAATGAGAGGAAGAGATTCGAAGTACGTTGCGACATTCTTTATATTGATCAGGAGGCACAGGATCAAAATTATTGTGAAACTAATGACGTAACAACCATATAA
- a CDS encoding DUF4870 domain-containing protein: protein MGIGKVILFIFGLIGLLTSSGFLFGGGAIILADNTIKDSDSFYSTRTVQIESNTYAVITGPADIYLGGRWDWGSLATFRIMGSNNDPDGQIFIGIAPTSDINAYLSGVEHSEITQFSMFPHNISYAVHSGVVVPGAPADQSFWTAYAYGTGTETLEWDVESGRYSLLLMNGDGTEGVDLDVEFGLKIAWLIGVGIGLLLMGVIGIIISIILISLAFRSSSNRNPPTQGPAVRAETDSSSATETHDVVVNELADKTGMGLAPNVAALLCYVFGWVTGIIFFILEKDNKYVRFHALQSIIVFGFLSMAGAVLGAWPFFGTIFEAGIGIITLVFWIILMVKAYQGEKYKMPWAGDFAEKQVS from the coding sequence ATGGGAATCGGGAAAGTAATACTATTCATCTTCGGATTGATCGGCCTGCTGACGTCATCGGGGTTTTTATTCGGGGGCGGGGCGATAATCCTGGCTGACAACACCATCAAAGACAGTGATTCCTTCTATTCAACCCGGACTGTCCAGATTGAAAGTAATACCTATGCGGTGATTACCGGCCCGGCTGATATTTATCTGGGTGGTCGATGGGACTGGGGGAGCCTGGCTACCTTCAGAATAATGGGGAGCAACAACGATCCCGACGGCCAGATATTTATCGGTATTGCGCCGACTTCAGACATCAACGCCTACCTCAGCGGCGTTGAACATAGTGAAATCACTCAGTTTTCCATGTTTCCACATAATATAAGTTATGCCGTTCATTCAGGTGTCGTCGTGCCCGGCGCGCCGGCTGATCAGTCATTCTGGACCGCTTATGCCTATGGTACCGGTACCGAGACGCTGGAGTGGGATGTTGAGTCGGGCAGGTACTCGCTGTTGTTGATGAACGGCGACGGGACTGAAGGCGTTGACCTGGACGTTGAGTTCGGCTTAAAAATAGCCTGGTTAATCGGGGTGGGTATCGGTCTGCTGCTCATGGGCGTTATCGGAATCATCATCAGTATCATCCTGATTTCCCTGGCATTCAGATCCTCATCCAACCGGAACCCGCCGACCCAGGGACCGGCGGTGCGGGCAGAAACAGACAGTTCTTCGGCTACCGAGACTCATGATGTTGTCGTCAATGAGTTAGCCGACAAGACTGGGATGGGCCTGGCTCCCAACGTCGCGGCTCTCCTTTGTTATGTGTTCGGCTGGGTCACCGGCATCATATTCTTTATTCTGGAGAAAGATAACAAATATGTCCGCTTCCATGCGCTTCAGAGCATCATCGTTTTTGGTTTTCTTTCCATGGCCGGCGCTGTATTGGGGGCCTGGCCGTTTTTCGGCACAATCTTTGAAGCCGGTATCGGTATCATCACTCTGGTTTTCTGGATAATCCTGATGGTCAAAGCCTACCAGGGCGAGAAGTATAAGATGCCCTGGGCCGGCGACTTCGCGGAAAAGCAGGTTAGCTGA
- a CDS encoding glutamine synthetase III, whose translation MSHSNPCEPIDLVSIYGSEVFNDQVMRQTLPKEIYKSLKQTIEEGLTLDAQVAEVVAGAMKDWAINRGATHFTHWFQPMTGITAEKHDSFISPTPDGRMIMEFSGKELIKGEPDASSFPSGGLRATFEARGYTAWDCTSPAFVKDGTLCIPTAFASYTGEALDKKTPLLRSMDALNTQALRILRVLGNTTTRRVTTTVGPEQEYFLIDKKLFDQRQDLILTGRTLFGAKPPKGQELEDHYFGQLKSRIAAFMSELDTELWKLGVAAKTKHNEVAPGQHELAPIFTTSNIATDHNQLTMETMRKVALRHGLVCLLHEKPFAGINGSGKHNNWSMSTNDGQNLLEPGKDPHDNVQFLIFLSAVIKAVDEYADLLRVSAASPGNDHRLGANEAPPAIISVFLGAQLTDILAQIEAGGATSSKSGGMMHLGTSSLPSLSKDSTDRNRTSPFAFTGNKFEFRMVGSMQSIAQANFVLNTIVAESLSQIADRLEKAANVQKEIGVVVLEIIKKHGRVIFNGNNYAEAWVTEAEKRGLPNLSNMVDAIGAIRAEKNLALMEKHGVLSRVEMESRSEIQYEIYNKTINIEGSTMVEMAKRQILPAVISYKAHLAASISSVLGIGGNADVEKDLFNRISGLAQSFSANLAKLEQALQSTADLHGNSKTQAVAYRDLVFKGMGELRKDADALETLVSAEYWPMPTYSKLLFSV comes from the coding sequence ATGTCCCATTCCAACCCCTGCGAACCCATTGACCTGGTGAGTATCTACGGCAGTGAAGTTTTCAATGATCAAGTCATGCGCCAGACCCTGCCCAAGGAGATTTACAAATCCTTAAAACAAACGATTGAGGAAGGCTTGACTCTTGACGCCCAGGTTGCCGAGGTCGTGGCCGGCGCCATGAAGGACTGGGCTATCAACCGGGGGGCGACTCATTTCACGCACTGGTTCCAGCCGATGACCGGCATCACCGCGGAAAAACATGATTCCTTCATCTCTCCGACCCCTGACGGACGCATGATCATGGAATTTTCCGGCAAGGAACTTATCAAGGGAGAGCCGGATGCTTCTTCCTTCCCCTCCGGCGGTCTGCGGGCCACATTTGAAGCCCGCGGCTATACTGCCTGGGACTGCACTTCGCCGGCTTTCGTTAAAGACGGCACGCTGTGTATCCCGACAGCTTTCGCCTCCTATACCGGTGAAGCCCTGGACAAGAAAACCCCGTTATTGCGCTCAATGGATGCCCTGAACACTCAGGCCCTCAGGATTCTGCGGGTTCTGGGCAATACGACCACCAGACGGGTCACCACCACGGTAGGCCCCGAGCAGGAATATTTCCTGATTGATAAAAAACTGTTTGATCAGCGTCAGGACCTGATTCTGACCGGCCGCACCCTTTTCGGCGCCAAGCCTCCCAAAGGCCAGGAATTGGAAGACCATTATTTCGGCCAGCTCAAGAGCCGCATCGCGGCTTTTATGTCCGAACTTGATACTGAGCTGTGGAAGCTGGGAGTGGCCGCTAAGACCAAGCATAATGAAGTGGCGCCCGGCCAGCACGAACTGGCCCCGATTTTCACCACCAGCAATATTGCCACCGACCATAATCAGTTGACGATGGAGACGATGAGAAAAGTCGCCCTGCGTCACGGCCTGGTGTGCTTACTCCATGAAAAGCCTTTTGCCGGCATTAACGGCTCGGGTAAACACAATAACTGGTCAATGTCCACCAATGACGGCCAGAACCTGCTGGAACCCGGTAAGGATCCGCATGACAACGTTCAGTTCCTGATCTTCCTGAGTGCGGTCATCAAGGCCGTGGACGAATATGCCGACCTGCTGCGGGTCTCTGCCGCCAGCCCGGGCAACGATCACCGTCTCGGCGCCAACGAAGCGCCTCCGGCCATTATCTCTGTCTTCCTGGGAGCGCAACTGACGGATATCCTGGCTCAGATTGAGGCCGGCGGGGCCACCAGCAGCAAGTCAGGCGGCATGATGCATCTGGGCACCAGTTCTTTGCCGTCACTGTCCAAGGACAGCACCGACCGGAACCGGACCTCACCTTTTGCCTTCACCGGTAATAAATTTGAATTCCGCATGGTCGGTTCCATGCAGTCCATTGCCCAGGCCAACTTCGTGCTCAACACCATTGTCGCCGAGAGTCTCAGTCAGATTGCCGATCGGCTGGAAAAGGCTGCCAATGTCCAAAAAGAGATTGGCGTGGTTGTGCTTGAGATCATAAAAAAACACGGACGCGTTATTTTTAACGGCAATAACTACGCTGAGGCCTGGGTCACCGAGGCTGAGAAGCGCGGCTTGCCGAATTTGTCCAACATGGTGGATGCCATCGGGGCGATCCGCGCGGAAAAGAACCTGGCCCTGATGGAAAAACACGGCGTCCTGTCACGGGTGGAGATGGAATCCCGCAGCGAGATTCAATACGAAATCTATAACAAAACGATCAACATTGAAGGCTCAACCATGGTGGAGATGGCCAAGCGCCAGATCCTGCCGGCCGTAATCAGCTACAAAGCCCACCTGGCAGCCTCCATCAGCAGTGTATTGGGCATTGGTGGTAATGCCGATGTGGAGAAGGATTTGTTCAACCGCATCAGCGGATTGGCCCAGTCCTTCAGCGCCAACCTGGCCAAACTTGAGCAGGCGCTCCAGTCCACTGCCGACCTGCACGGCAATTCCAAAACCCAGGCCGTAGCCTATCGCGACCTGGTGTTCAAAGGCATGGGCGAGTTGCGCAAGGATGCTGATGCATTGGAGACCCTGGTCTCTGCTGAATACTGGCCGATGCCGACCTATTCAAAATTGTTGTTTAGCGTATAA